A stretch of the Chiloscyllium plagiosum isolate BGI_BamShark_2017 chromosome 25, ASM401019v2, whole genome shotgun sequence genome encodes the following:
- the LOC122562891 gene encoding leucine-rich repeat-containing protein 75B-like: MNPLDLGLEGSSLNDVLYKHTAFPNLVDPISHDLLMSLARDIQCPKKEVEPLKSSEKLCRQLIYHLTPHSKWHRQTVPRQKSQACLKVALQKNLTTDSLDLSGMPLSPRDIHRVAYYLQLNRDHLTSIDLSFTELADESLRLLLPLLATLPKLTNLALNGNRLTRLIVNEMTEMMKEPNKYPALSWIDLGNNADICSMPQPLLVGLRRRCSLQGALPTIQEYTEGQPSDQEMVPEEEVTHSEQDEDGHWPTVQREIGPQGCCQR, encoded by the exons ATGAATCCTCTG GATCTGGGCCTGGAAGGCTCCTCTCTGAATGATGTTCTCTATAAACACACAGCCTTCCCAAATCTGGTGGACCCCATCTCCCATGACTTGCTAATGAGCTTGGCTCGTGACATCCAGTGCCCAAAGAAG GAAGTGGAGCCCCTGAAATCCTCTGAGAAACTTTGCCGACAGCTCATCTACCACCTGACCCCACATTCCAAGTGGCACAGGCAGACTGTGCCCAGGCAGAAGTCACAAGCCTG CTTAAAAGTTGCATTGCAGAAAAATCTCACCACTGATTCCCTGGATCTATCAGGAATGCCACTCTCTCCCAGGGACATTCACCGTGTGGCATATTACTTGCAGCTGAACCGAGACCATCTGACTTCCATCGATTTAAGTTTCACCGAGTTGGCAGATGAAAGCCTACGACTTTTGTTGCCCTTGCTAGCAACCCTTCCAAAACTAACCAACCTGGCACTGAATGGGAACCGACTGACACGGCTCATTGTCAATGAAATGACCGAGATGATGAAGGAGCCAAACAAGTATCCTGCACTGTCCTGGATTGACCTAGGGAACAACGCAGACATCTGCTCCATGCCCCAGCCTCTTCTGGTGGGGCTACGGCGGCGCTGCAGCCTACAAGGGGCACTGCCCACTATCCAGGAGTACACAGAAGGACAGCCCAGTGACCAGGAGATGGTGCCAGAGGAGGAGGTCACCCACTCAGAGCAGGATGAAGATGGTCACTGGCCCACAGTGCAAAGGGAAATTGGTCCACAGGGCTGCTGCCAGAGATGA